The following proteins are encoded in a genomic region of Cercospora beticola chromosome 8, complete sequence:
- a CDS encoding uncharacterized protein (CAZy:GT8), producing the protein MGDEYDDWGNPKRPRREMPREKGLLGALKFYGNRAFRQYRTLLSAALFLVCLLYYFLGTTGEPAPKPIDWSRYAYVQYVTDNHSLCNAYMVFDALKRHGSKADRILMYPKQWDKVDDSPQDRNSQLLIRAEKIFKAKLKPISVLDVDGESSPGTLNAPSTWDSSITKLRAFDLVEYDRVLHIDSDSTLLQNLDELFLLPSTPVAMPRAYWSEGRPNHWQLTSLLMLIEPNPFELKNFIDILMSWKLKPGFQTGRNYDMDLLNHRFGGSAMVLPHRPYAMLSAEFRNHDHSAYLGTINAPRDSYPSKYGWDADRAYQEAKLIHFSDWPLPKPWVMWPHEGVSEMQPDCGGKNQGTCREREIWKELYNDFRKRRKDLCRILSVPAPKWSDLKNATQPKPWAEIMEP; encoded by the exons ATGGGCGACGAGTACGATGACTGGGGCAATCCAAAACGGCCGCGCCGTGAGATGCCGCGGGAGAAAGGGCTTCTTGGCGCCTTGAAGTTCTATGGCAATCGGGCATTCAGGCAATATCGGACGCTGCTCTCGGCAGCATTGTTTCTGGTCTGCCTGCTATACTACTTCTTGGGAACGACTGGTGAACCTGCCCCAAAGCCCATTGATTGGAGCAGATATGCATATGTGCA ATACGTGACAGACAATCACAGCCTCTGCAATG CCTACATGGTCTTTGATGCTCTGAAGCGGCATGGCAGCAAAGCAGATCGAATTCTGATGTATCCGAAGCAATGGGACAAAGTCGACGACTCGCCTCAAGACCGCAACAGTCAACTCCTCATTCGGGCGGAGAAGATATTCAAAGCCAAATTGAAGCCTATCTCAGTACTGGATGTCGACGGTGAATCTTCTCCCGGAACATTGAACGCTCCGAGTACGTGGGACTCATCGATCACGAAGTTGCGGGCCTTCGATCTTGTTGAGTACGATCGCGTGCTGCATATTGACAGTGACAGCACACTTTTGCAGAACTTGGACGAGCTATTCCTCCTCCCAAGCACTCCAGTTGCCATGCCTAGGGCTTATTGGTCTGAGGGCAGACCCAATCACTGGCAGTTGACCAGCTTGCTAATGCTGATCGAGCCGAACCCTTTCGAGCTCAAAAACTTTATTGACATTCTCATGTCATGGAAATTGAAGCCGGGCTTTCAGACTGGTAGGAATTATGACATGGATCTTCTCAATCACCGTTTTGGAGGCAGTGCAATGGTTCTTCCGCACCGCCCATACGCCATGCTTTCTGCCGAGTTCAGGAACCACGATCATTCAGCTTATCTGGGCACTATCAACGCTCCACGAGACTCATATCCCTCCAAATATGGATGGGATGCGGATCGGGCATATCAAGAGGCGAAGCTCATACATTTCAGCGACTGGCCACTGCCGAAACCATGGGTCATGTGGCCGCATGAGGGCGTCAGCGAAATGCAGCCTGACTGCGGCGGCAAAAACCAGGGCACTTGCCGAGAACGCGAAATCTGGAAGGAGTTGTATAACGACTTCAGGAAGAGACGAAAGGATCTCTGCAGAATCTTGAGCGTACCGGCACCGAAGTGGTCAGACCTGAAGAATGCGACGCAACCGAAACCCTGGGCTGAGATCATGGAACCCTGA